One Mucilaginibacter ginkgonis genomic region harbors:
- a CDS encoding aldo/keto reductase: MQSMKLNNGVKMPILGFGVYQVTDLAECERSVVDAIETGYRLIDTAQAYGNEEAVGKAVKKSGIPRDEIFITTKLWIQSKGYDGAKKAFENSLNKLQLDYIDLYLIHQPFGDVYGEWRAMEELYKEGKIKAIGVSNFQPDRLMDLIIHNDIVPAVNQVETHPFHQQLDAHQFMLDNNVQIESWGPFAEGKNDIFSNTVLKNIGEKYNKTIAQVVLRWLTQRGIVAIPKSVRKERMAENLNSLDFELTGEEMDKIKALDTNTSSFFDHRDPKMVKWLGERKLNN; this comes from the coding sequence ATGCAAAGTATGAAATTGAACAATGGCGTAAAGATGCCAATTCTTGGTTTCGGAGTTTACCAGGTAACAGACCTGGCAGAGTGCGAACGCAGTGTAGTTGATGCTATTGAAACGGGCTACAGGCTTATTGACACTGCACAGGCTTACGGTAACGAAGAGGCGGTAGGTAAGGCTGTTAAAAAAAGTGGCATACCGCGCGACGAAATATTCATTACTACCAAATTATGGATACAATCCAAGGGTTACGACGGCGCGAAAAAAGCGTTTGAAAATTCATTAAATAAATTGCAGCTAGATTATATAGACCTGTACTTGATTCATCAGCCGTTTGGCGACGTATATGGCGAATGGCGGGCAATGGAAGAGTTGTACAAAGAAGGAAAAATTAAGGCTATAGGCGTCAGCAATTTTCAGCCCGATAGGTTGATGGACCTGATTATCCATAATGATATTGTGCCTGCTGTTAACCAGGTGGAGACACATCCTTTTCACCAACAACTGGACGCACATCAATTCATGTTAGATAATAATGTGCAAATAGAATCATGGGGGCCATTTGCAGAAGGCAAGAATGATATTTTCAGTAACACCGTCTTGAAGAACATTGGCGAAAAATACAATAAAACCATAGCCCAGGTTGTGTTGCGCTGGCTTACCCAAAGAGGAATTGTCGCGATCCCGAAATCTGTGCGTAAAGAACGTATGGCCGAGAACCTTAACAGTCTTGATTTTGAGTTAACAGGGGAGGAAATGGATAAGATCAAAGCTTTGGATACAAACACCAGTAGTTTCTTTGATCACCGCGATCCCAAGATGGTTAAGTGGCTGGGTGAACGCAAACTAAATAATTAA
- a CDS encoding (R)-mandelonitrile lyase — protein MEIKRIGSRPSAKGPADYFTGTVRIDPLNEPPEPARVSMALVTFEPGARTAWHTHPYGQTLIVTQGTGWVQKEGSGRENIFPGDVIYFEPNEKHWHGATATTAMSHIAVQEKENGSPVVWMEQVTDEQYNS, from the coding sequence ATGGAAATAAAAAGAATAGGGTCAAGGCCATCTGCCAAAGGGCCCGCAGATTATTTTACCGGGACGGTACGCATCGATCCGTTGAATGAACCGCCGGAACCTGCTCGCGTTTCAATGGCGCTGGTAACTTTTGAACCCGGTGCGCGCACTGCCTGGCACACGCATCCTTACGGTCAAACCTTAATAGTTACGCAAGGTACGGGCTGGGTCCAAAAAGAGGGTAGTGGAAGAGAAAATATCTTTCCGGGTGATGTGATCTATTTCGAACCGAATGAAAAACATTGGCATGGTGCCACCGCCACTACGGCTATGAGCCACATTGCCGTGCAGGAAAAAGAAAATGGGTCGCCGGTTGTGTGGATGGAACAGGTTACAGACGAGCAATACAACAGCTAA
- a CDS encoding aldo/keto reductase — protein MKTRQLGKSGLEVSALGLGCMGLSFGYGPATDKSDAIKLLHAAVERGVTFFDSAEAYGPYDNEELLGEALAPHRDKLVIATKFGFKEGKPALGVDSRPKNIRAVAEASLKRLRTDRIDLLYQHRVDPGVPMEDVAGTVKDLISEGKVLHFGMSEAGVEAIRKAHAVQPVTALQSEYSMWWREPEQDILPVLEELGIGFVPFSPLGKGFLTGAISADTEFDSTDFRNSVPRFSEENRKANQALVDQLGNIAKDKNATPAQIALAWLLAQKPWIVPIPGTTKLHRLEENLGAVDIQLTDADLKAIDNALAGIEIVGNRYSESAQKMINR, from the coding sequence ATGAAAACAAGACAATTAGGTAAAAGCGGACTCGAAGTATCAGCCCTGGGATTGGGTTGCATGGGGCTAAGTTTTGGTTACGGGCCCGCAACGGACAAAAGCGATGCTATAAAGTTACTGCATGCGGCCGTTGAGCGAGGTGTCACATTTTTTGATTCGGCAGAAGCTTATGGCCCTTATGACAACGAAGAATTACTGGGCGAAGCTTTAGCGCCTCACCGTGATAAACTGGTCATCGCTACTAAATTCGGTTTTAAAGAAGGTAAACCTGCACTAGGGGTAGACAGCCGGCCTAAAAATATAAGAGCAGTTGCAGAGGCATCTCTAAAACGTTTAAGAACAGACCGCATAGACCTTTTATACCAGCACCGTGTCGACCCTGGTGTGCCTATGGAAGATGTAGCCGGAACGGTAAAAGACCTGATAAGTGAAGGCAAGGTATTACACTTCGGGATGTCCGAAGCCGGGGTTGAAGCCATACGCAAGGCACACGCCGTACAGCCCGTTACTGCCCTGCAAAGCGAATATTCTATGTGGTGGCGCGAACCCGAGCAGGATATATTGCCTGTTCTGGAAGAATTGGGGATAGGCTTTGTGCCATTTAGCCCGTTGGGCAAGGGTTTCTTAACAGGGGCTATAAGCGCGGATACTGAATTTGACAGCACCGATTTTCGTAATTCCGTTCCGCGTTTTTCTGAAGAGAACCGTAAAGCTAACCAAGCTTTGGTAGACCAACTTGGCAACATCGCCAAAGATAAAAATGCTACTCCGGCGCAAATTGCATTGGCCTGGCTGCTGGCTCAAAAACCTTGGATAGTACCTATCCCCGGCACTACAAAGCTGCACCGCCTGGAAGAGAACTTAGGTGCGGTAGACATACAGCTTACTGATGCCGATCTTAAAGCAATAGATAATGCTTTGGCCGGTATCGAAATTGTAGGTAACCGTTATTCAGAGTCTGCCCAGAAAATGATAAATCGCTAA
- a CDS encoding cupin domain-containing protein has protein sequence MKRIIFALTQILIVIAARVDAQTAPIFVKGELSATNNHTGKIWLNELSMPDSTFNYSVAQAVYDKSAKLDWHIHPAGQILMVTEGEGYYQEKGQPAKVIHKGDVVKCPPGVAHWHGSTPGSTFTYVAVTPAQKGKTIWLQRVTDDEYKNAKNK, from the coding sequence ATGAAAAGAATAATTTTTGCACTAACCCAAATATTGATTGTAATTGCTGCGAGGGTTGACGCCCAGACCGCGCCGATATTTGTAAAAGGCGAGCTGTCGGCCACTAATAACCACACCGGTAAGATATGGCTCAACGAACTGAGCATGCCAGACAGCACCTTTAACTACAGCGTTGCACAAGCCGTTTATGACAAGTCCGCTAAATTGGATTGGCACATACACCCTGCTGGCCAGATACTGATGGTTACGGAAGGTGAAGGTTATTACCAAGAAAAAGGACAACCTGCTAAAGTCATTCATAAAGGTGATGTGGTGAAATGCCCACCCGGAGTTGCACACTGGCACGGTTCTACACCCGGCAGCACTTTTACATATGTAGCAGTAACTCCGGCCCAAAAAGGGAAAACTATCTGGCTGCAACGGGTAACTGATGATGAGTATAAGAACGCTAAGAACAAATAA
- a CDS encoding nuclear transport factor 2 family protein, translating into MRKILIAALLCVCCAQMSYAQASLPISGAVGTNKDEQEILNLSRSKWQWMADKNVDALDNLFAEKCVFVHMGGSWGKTQEINTIKGGMIWYKKAEVYGASVNVFGNTAILLNDIDLLAVVGVNEVVHAFMVTEVYVKEAGKWKMGSLTFSTLLRPVKMGGVQATPPQQH; encoded by the coding sequence ATGAGAAAAATCCTTATAGCGGCATTACTGTGCGTTTGTTGCGCACAAATGAGCTATGCACAGGCCAGCTTGCCTATATCTGGTGCAGTAGGAACTAACAAAGATGAACAAGAAATTTTGAATCTATCCAGATCTAAATGGCAATGGATGGCCGATAAAAATGTTGATGCCTTGGATAACCTTTTTGCAGAAAAATGCGTGTTTGTACATATGGGTGGTAGCTGGGGCAAAACGCAAGAGATTAACACTATAAAAGGGGGCATGATCTGGTACAAGAAAGCCGAAGTTTACGGCGCATCGGTTAATGTCTTTGGCAACACTGCAATTTTGTTAAATGATATCGATTTGCTTGCAGTAGTTGGCGTCAACGAAGTTGTCCACGCGTTTATGGTAACAGAAGTTTACGTTAAGGAAGCAGGCAAATGGAAAATGGGATCATTAACATTTTCAACTTTATTAAGGCCGGTTAAAATGGGTGGAGTGCAAGCCACCCCACCACAGCAGCACTAA